One Arcobacter sp. FWKO B genomic window, AATGGAATAGAATTTGTTTTAAAAGCAGATGAGTTATCACTTCTTTTTGCTATATTATCTTCTGTTTTGTGGCTTTTTACAACTGTATATGCTATTAGTTATCTTAAAAACTCACCAAATCAAGGTCAGTTTTTTGGATTTTTTAGTTTATGTGTTATGTCAACTGTTGCTATAGCTATTGCAGGGAATTTATTTACATTTTTTATTTTTTATGAACTTTTAACTCTAGTTACCTTTCCTTTGGTAATGCATAATAAAAATGAAGCTTCCAAACAAGCTGCTATTAGTTATCTTAAATATACCATCTTTGGTGGATTATTTTTTCTTATAGGAATAGTTGGGCTATATATGATTTCTGGGGTACAAGAGTTTGTTAGTGGAGGATTTCTAAGTCAAATAAATGTTGAAAATCATAAATATTTACAAATAATCTTTGTTATTTTACTTATTGGAGTAGGGGTAAAAGCTGCTATATTTCCTCTTCATGGATGGCTTCCTCTTGCTATGGCTGCACCAGCACCTGTATCAGCTCTTTTACATGCAGTTGCAGTGGTGAAAGCTGGAGCATTTGGAATTGTAAGAATAGTTTATGAGGTATATGGTATAGATTTTGCTTATTCATTGGGATTGCTTACAGTCTTGATGATAGTTGCTGTAGTTACTATAGTTTATGGAAGTATAAAAGCTTTATTACAAATTGAGCTTAAAAAAGTACTTGCTTATTCTACAGTTTCTCAGGTTTCATATATACTTTTAGGTGTTTCACTTTTTGGACCCATAGGTACTGTTGGTGGACTTGTGCATTTGGTTCATCAAGGTATTATGAAGATAACACTATTCTTTTGTGCGGGTGCATTTGCTAAAACATATGGTATAAAAGAAGTATCTCAAATGAACGGATTAGGTAAAAAAATGCCATTAGTTTCATTTAGTTTTACTATTGCTTCTCTTGGTATGATAGGGATACCTCCTATTGCAGGATTTGTGACAAAGTGGTATTTGGCTTTGAGTGCAGTTGAAAATAACTTATGGTTTATTTTAGTAGTAATAGGGATTTCAGCACTTTTAAATGCAGCATATTTTTTGCCTATATTATACAGAATATGGTTTTTAGAACCTGAGAATGAAAAACAAAAGATAGTACCTACTAAATACTTTGAGAGTAGGGCTTTTTTGGTCATTCCTGCATTATTAACAGCTTTGATATCATTATTACTAGGGATATTCGCATTTAGTGATTGGAGTGCATTAAGTTGGGTAGAATATTTAGTGAAATTGGAGTATAAATGAAAATGTTATTTGTACCACTATTTATAGCAGTTGCATTAATTTTTGCTATATTTGTCCCTTTAGAGTTTTCTTATAAAGTTGAATGGTTTTTATTTGGTTTGTATTTTAAAGTAGATATTCTTTCAAAACAGTTTTTATTATTTAGTACTTTTATTTGGTTTATATCATCTATATATGCAATATTTTCTATTAAAACTAGACAAAAAGAGTTCTTTTTTTGGTTTTTAATGACATTCATTGGTAATTTTGGGCTTTGTGTTTCTTATGATGCATTTGGCTTTTATATGTTTTTTTCTATTATGACATTTGGTGCATTTGGTATGATAATACATGATAAAACCCATGAAGCTAAAAAAGCAGGATTTACATATATTAAGTATGCAATTTTTGGTGAAATATTGATATTTTTGGGATTGATAAATAGTATTGAGAGTTATGGAAGTTTAAGTTTTGATAGTTTTTATTCTTCGTCTATTGGTACTTTTACTATATTGCTTTTGATTGGTGGATTTGGGATAAAAGCTGGTATGTTTTTTTTACATTCATGGCTCCCTTTTGCCCACTCACAAGCACCAGTTAGTGCAAGTGCAGTACTCTCTGGAGTAATGCTAAAAACTGGTGTTTTAGGTTGGATGAGATTTATGCCAAATATTCAAGATGATACTGCTGGATATATCTTGATAATTTGCGGAATATTAGGGATCTACGGAGGTATATATGGTATAACACAAAATAAAATTAAAGTTGTTTTAGCATATTCAAGTATATCTCAAATGGGCTATTTAGTTGTATTATTTGGACTTTATTTACTTAATCCTATGGATCAAAATACAATTATTTATGCGATAATGTTTTGTATTTTTCATCATGCCATCAACAAATCGGCTCTATTTTTGCTAAGTGGAGAGATACTACAAAATGGTTTTACAAAGTTTAATATATTGCTTGTCTTGATACCTATATTATCTTTGATAGGGTTACCACTTAGTAGTGGGATGGTAGCAAAAGAGTTTATCAAAAGTAGTACAGATATACCATTTTTGATTTTTTTGATAGGTCTTAGTTCATTTGTAACTGCGTTACTGATGGTAAGATTTTTTACTTTAAGTATGAAAATTACTCCTAAAACGAATATAAAAAGCTTGTTAATAATAGTTTTACCATTAGTTTTGGTTAGTATTTTATTACCTTTTACAATAACATTTGATTTTTCATTTGATATTATGCAAGTTTTACCATTGTTTTTTGCTGTTGTTGTATTTTTGTATTTGGAAAAGAAATCTATTAATATCCCCTATTTGCCAACAGGCGATATGCTTTTATTGTTTGAAAAAATTAATATTAAACTAAATATAAAAAAAGAGTTTAACAAAATAGAATATACCCATGACTATGAAAATAAAAGATTTAATATTTTTTTATTTATTGAGCACTATTTACAAAATCAAAAAGTTGTATTTTTAATCTTTCTTATTTTAATAGTTGTATTATCTGGATTTTTATTGTAATTGTTATCTAAAAGTTAAGGCATAGCCTTAACTTTTATTGATATGGATTTGTTGGAAGAAATTGTGGTTTTAAATTGTCTCTTCTTGATGAAGCACCTGGAGGATAGTTGGTTGCTAAATAAGTGAGTATTTTATCTTCAGTTTCTTTATCAAACTCCCATAAACCTTGAGTTTTTTGCATCCATACAATCATAGCATGCCAAGTATCACGATCACCTTTTTGGTGTATGATAAAAGCTGCACTATGGCACACTGTACAATTGTTCTTTACCTCTTCAAATCCTGTTGATAAGATAAGACCAGTTTCTTTATCTATCTCAGCACTATTTGCAAAAGTAACAAGTAATAATGCACTAAGTGGTATTTTTAGTTTATTTAGGAATCTCATTTATGACTCCTTATACCACTTGTACAGCTATTCTATGGCATGCATTGTTTAAATAACCTCTTGGATTCCATCCTGGAAGTATAACAGGCTGTGATATTCCATTTGCGTCAGTTGCTTTTGCCCATACTTCATAATACCCTTGTTGTGGAAATTTAACATCAGCACTCCAAGTTTGCCATGCAAGTTTATTGAGTGGTTTGTTTATTTTTGCTTTTTGCCAAGTTGCACCAAAATCTATAGAAACTTCCATTGATTTGACTGCAAGATCACCTGCCCATGCTTTACCTCTAAGGGATAGTTTGTCACTAAGTTTATGTTCTATTCCAGAGATAGGATAAGTAACTATTGATTTTACAGGCATTGATTCTATTACACACATTTGATCATTAGGCACTTTAGACCCAGGTGCAACAGGGCTACAGGGAACTCTATATGATTGTCCTGTCATTTTTTCACCATCGTGTTCTTTGTTTCTAATTACTATTTTTGTAAGCCACTTACCACTAACAGATGCTGGCCATCCACCAACTACCAGTCTTAAAGGAAAGCCATTTTGATAAGGTATATCTGCACCTTCGTATGCCCATGCTATTAAAGCTTCGTTTTCTAACGCTTTTTCAATAGTACATCCTCTGCTTATAACTACTTTTGTAGGGTCACCACTTAAGTGAACATCAGCCCCATAGTAGCCTATATATACAGCATCTTTTTTTATTCCACAAGATTTAAGTACATCTTTTAGCCTCACACCAGTCCATCTACCACATGCAACTGCACCTTGATTCCATTGGTTGCCTTTTGCTGGTGGGTTGAATTCACTTCTACCGTTACCTCCACACTCTAGTGTAAGAGCGTAAGTATGGTGTTTGAATTTTGATTTTAGTTCATCTATGGTAAATTTTGTAGGATTTTCACAGCTTTCTCCAGATATTTCCAAAGTCCAGTTTTTTACATCTATTGATTCTAAAGCTGGTGGGTTACCATTGTTTCTGATAAAAAATCTATTTGCTGGGGTAAATTCATCATCAAGTAAATGAAGGGGTGTTTCAGCATTTATTGGTTTGTCATTAAGATAAATAAGACCATCTTTACCTTTTACACTAAAAGGCTCTGTTGTATTTGCAAGTGCAGCAGGTATCAAACCTGAAGGCATATTGCTTGCAAAAGGTATATTTGAACCAACCACCGCCATCATAGCTAGTAATCCACTTTTATGTAAAAAACCTCTTCGACTATCATCTGTTACTCTTCCAAATATATCCAAGTCAGCTTTTATAGGATCTTTTTCATAAGCTTCAAAAAGTCCCATTTCTTTGTTTCTTTTTGCCATTTTTGTATCTCCTTATGTACTAAAATATCAACAAAATCATTATAACAATAAATTATATTAAATGTCAATAGTATTATAAGAAATATTTATTTATAATATATATAAACAAAACTAATAATAATCAAATAAAATTAATAAAAATAGCAATAAAATAGCATATTTATTATATGAAAATTCATTAGCGTGATGTATAATATAACTTTAGGAGTTAAGATGGCATCAGTGTTATGGTTTAGAAGAGATTTAAGGATAAATGATAATCCACTTTTAAGTGAGTTTAGGCAAGATATAGTATTGCCAGTTTTTATTTTTGATACACAAATACTTAATAAATTGTCAAAGGATGACAAAAGAGTAAGTTTTATTTTTTATTCTGTTATGAAGCTCAAAAATGATTTAAAAGCTATAGGGCTTGATTTAGCAATATTTTATGGTGAACCATTAGAAGTATTTGAAAAAATTTCATCCATTTGTCATATAGATGAGATATTAGCATGTGGTGATAATGATTTTTATGCAAAATCAAGAGATGAAAAAATATCACAATCTTATAAATTAATATCTTTTAATGATGCATTTTTATTGCCAGCAAGCTATGGGCTTAAAAAAGATGGTACACCATATAGGGTATTTACTCCATTTTACAAATCAGTTTTACCTTTTGTAGAAATATTATCTCAAAATCAATACAAAATAAAAAGTGCTAAATTAGTAGATTTTGATTATAAATCAATTCAATTAGAATCTTTTGGTTTTGAAAAAGCTGATATATCACATATTCCATATATAGATAAACCAATGGAGCTTTTAAACGATTTCAAACCTTATTTTGATATGTACAAAGATTTGCGTGATGATATAAGCAAAAAGCCATATACTAGTGGGCTTGGTATTCATTTGAGATTTGGGACTATAGGGATAAGAGAGTGTATAAGGGAGCTTATTTTGTATCAAAAAGAGGGTATTGATACAAGTGAATTTATAAGAGAGCTTATATGGCGAGAGTTTTGGAATATGCTTTTGATTCATTTTCCAAAGAGTGAGTTTGATAATTTTTATGCCGTAGATATAAAATGGGAAAATGACAAGGATAAATTTCACTCATGGTGCGAAGGAAAAACTGGAGTACCTATCATAGATGCAGCGATGAGAGAACTAAACGCTACAGGATTTATGCACAATAGATTGCGAATGATAGTAAGCAGTTTTTTGACAAAAGATTTACTTATTGATTGGAGATGGGGAGAGCGGTATTTTGCTATGAAACTTCTTGATTATGAAGCAAGCTCCAATATAGGCTCATGGCAATGGGCAAGTAGCACAGGAGCTGATGGAGTACCGTATTTTAGAGTTTTTAATCCATACTTACAAACCAAAAAGTTTGATAAAGATGGAGTATATATCAAACGATGGGTAAGCGAATACAAAGATATACCATCAGGTAAACTATATGATGAAAACTATTTGCTTATGTACGGCGATAGTTTTTACAAAAAGCCAATAGTAGTACATAAAGTTGCTAGTGAAAGGTTTGTAAGAGCTTATAAAGATGGAATGATTAAATAATATATATTATGATATAATGATTGATAAATTTATACTAGAGGCACTAGATGAATGAAATCACAATTATAAATGACACTATCTCAAATAAAATATACACCATAAGAGGTCTTCAAGTGATGCTTGATAGGGACTTAGCTGAGCTTTATCAAGTGGAAGCCAAAAGACTTAATGAACAAGTAAAAAGAAATATAGAGAGATTTCCTCAAAGTTTCCGTTTTCAACTTACTCAAGATGAATATGAACACCTAATGTCAAAATTTGACACTTCAAGTTCAAAAGAATCTTTAAGGTCGCATTTTGCGACCTTAGAAAATAGGCGTGGAAAACATAGAAAATATTTGCCTTATGTATTTACAGAGCAAGGTGTTTCTATGCTTTCTGCGGTTTTGAGGAGTGATATTGCCATCAAAGTAAGTATTCAAATCATAGAAGCTTTTGTAAATATGAGAAAATTTATCTCAAATAACGCCATTGTATTTCAAAGACTTGAGTTACTTGAACAAAAACAATTTCAAACAGATACCAAAATAGAACAAATATTAAACGCCCTAGAAGATAAAACAACCAAACCAAAAGAAGGAATTTTTTACGATGGACAAATATATGATGCCTATGCATTTGTAAATGACCTACTAAAAAATACAAAAAATGATATAGTACTTATAGATAACTATATAGATGACACAGTTTTTACATTATTTAGCAAATACTCAAAACTAAATATAATAATATATATACAAACTATAACTAAACAGTTAAAATTAGACTATCAAAAATATAAAGCTCAATATAATAATATAGAGCTTGTAGAGTTTAAGAAATCCCATGATAGATTTTTAATCATTGACCAAAAAGAGATTTACCATATCGGAGCTAGTCTAAAAGACTTAGGAAAAAAATGGTTCGCATTTTCCAAGTTTGAGATGAGTAGTTTGGAGATTTTGGAGAGGTTGCAGATTAAGTAAATAATTTAGTTTATTTTGATAGAATTAATTTTGTAAATAAAATATTATTAGGGTATTGATATGTATATAGTAGGAATGGAAAACAATCTTTATAATCTTATATCAAACTTTTACAATAAAGCTACTGCCCTAAACCATTTGAAAATGATGAAGAAAGACTTGAATACCTCTTTAAGATGTATGAAGATATGACAGCAAAAGCATGAGCAAGTATCAATTTCTACCTTTAAAAGATGAAAAAGAATTTGAATCTTTAGTTAATGATTTATGTGTAGAAAAGTATGGTATTGAATTTCAAGTTTATGGCAGAAAAGGTCAAAAACAAAATGGTATAGATGGACTCTCTTTTTCTAAAGACGAAAAACAAATAGTTTATCAGTGTAAAAACAAAGATATTACTAGAGCTGATGCCAAAATCAAGACTGAACTTTTAGGTGATATTGAAACTGAAGTAAAGTCAGCTAGTGCTGAATTCCCAAGTATTAATACATTTATTTTCGCAAATTCATATAAGCAAGACACTACTTTACAAGACAAAGCAACAGACTTAAAGAAACAATACGGATTTACAGTTATTGTATGGAGTTGGGAAGAGATTGAAGGTTTGCTTGAAAAACACTTAAATGTAGCAAAACAATATTACCCAGAGATATTTGATAAAAATATATTATCAGAAAGTGATATTAAATATAAGTTTCAAGAAAATTCTGTGACATTGCTTTCTTCAATAAATTCTTATATTGAAAAAAGTTTTATTGATATGCCAGAAATCAATCAAATTACTGATTTTATAAATAGTGAAAACTTTGATGATAGATTATTAGTTTTAACAGGTAAAGCAGGTATCGGTAAAACAGCGATATTAAGTAAAATTCAAAGTACTCTTCTAGACAATAACACAGTTCACTTAAGTATCAAAAGTGATCAGTTTGAAATAGAGAGTAAAGAGTCATTATCGAGTTTTTTTGGAGTAGACAATATTTTACTTTCTATAAAAAAGCTAGCAAGAAAAGAGAAAGTCATTGTCATAATAGACCAGCTTGATGCTTTATCTTTAACTATGTCATCAAATAAAAAAGTCATCAATATAATCTTAGAATTCATAGAACAGTTAAAATATATTTCAAATGTGAAAGTAATTGTTTCTATTAGAGAGTATGATTTAAAAAATGACCCTTTATTTAAAAGTTTAGATGACGCAAATATTATAAACACACAGCTATTAGATTTTGAATATGTTAGTAATAAATTAAAATCTTATGTCAAAGAATCTGCAAAATTAAGTAGCACTTTGGTCGAGCTACTAAGAACACCTTTACATTTTTCAATTTTTATAGAGCTTTACCCTAACGATAACAGTTGTATATCTATTAAAACTTTACAGGATTTATACAGTAAATTTTGGGAACAAAAAATTCAAGATAGAAGTTTAGATAAAACTTTGAGACAAAATACTGTTGAATTGTTAAAGTCAATAGTTCATAGGATGAATGAATTAAATAAAATAGAGCTTCCTAAATTATATTTTGAAGATGAATTTGAGGATGAAATTACTCTTTTATTAAGTAGAGGTATTTTAAAAGAAGAAAATAAAAAAATATCCTTTTTCCATCAAACTTTTTATGATTATGTATTTGCAAGGGATTTTGCACAAAAAGATATATCTCTATACGAATATATATTAACAACTACTCAAGACTTAAACATAAGGGAACAGTTTAAACAGATTATACAATTTTTAAGAGGAACAGATGAGGATAAATACTTATCTGAACTAAAAAATATACTCTATTCAGATGAAATAAGATTCCATATAAAACTGTTATTAATCTCTTATCTTGGAAGTATAGAAAGTCCTACTGTTGAAGAATTCACTTTTATTCAACAACTTTTTAAAGATAAGGCAGACTATGAAAAGTACTTTATTGAAAGCTGGATATCTTCTGACTGGCTTATATATTTAAAGGAAGCAGGATTTTTTAATACTGAAAATTTTCAAAAATATAACCTACAAAATAGATTAGAAACTTTTGTAAATAAAGAAACAGATTTGATATTTGACATATTAGATAATTGCAAATGTGAAGAGAAAATAAAAAATGTTTCAATAATCAATAGTTTAAATAGATTAAATAACTGGAGTGACACAAGTTTTGAAATATTGAGAAAATATAATAGTTTATTATATGAAGGTGACATTCATTACTATGACTTGAAAAAACTTTATCAAAAAATATATCATTTTGACGAAGAGTTTGCAAAAAACATGTTTTTTGATTTTGTAAATACACGAATTGATATAGTTGAAGATCATGATAAAAAAGAGTTACTAGACCATGATTGGTATGAGATATTTGAATTTTTATTGGAACAAAAAGAGATAGATATATTACAAAGGCTTTTAGAATCAATCCAAAAAATCAGTAATAAGTTTAAAAACGAATACTCTAAAAAAGAATTTTTAATTACAGATAAAGTTTTTGATTCAATAATGTGGCAATTTGATGATTTACATAATAGTTCCTGGGGACTCTATAAAAAAACACTAAAAAAAATTTCTCAGTTAGCTGTAGATGATAAAGACATCTTTTTAGAACTTGTAGAACCCTATCAAAATACTCATTATCTTTCACTGATTACATTTTTAATATTTGGATACTCTAAAGATCACAAAGAATATAAAAATGAAATATTGAGCTTATTTACAAATGTAAAGCTTTTGGAAGAGTTGTCATTTAG contains:
- a CDS encoding proton-conducting transporter membrane subunit; this translates as MENAIYLILLLLSSFIPAIIIFFLKESSTNLRNILNLTGIFFKIILVFIIFQGVKLGVKFKFSYEIVNGIEFVLKADELSLLFAILSSVLWLFTTVYAISYLKNSPNQGQFFGFFSLCVMSTVAIAIAGNLFTFFIFYELLTLVTFPLVMHNKNEASKQAAISYLKYTIFGGLFFLIGIVGLYMISGVQEFVSGGFLSQINVENHKYLQIIFVILLIGVGVKAAIFPLHGWLPLAMAAPAPVSALLHAVAVVKAGAFGIVRIVYEVYGIDFAYSLGLLTVLMIVAVVTIVYGSIKALLQIELKKVLAYSTVSQVSYILLGVSLFGPIGTVGGLVHLVHQGIMKITLFFCAGAFAKTYGIKEVSQMNGLGKKMPLVSFSFTIASLGMIGIPPIAGFVTKWYLALSAVENNLWFILVVIGISALLNAAYFLPILYRIWFLEPENEKQKIVPTKYFESRAFLVIPALLTALISLLLGIFAFSDWSALSWVEYLVKLEYK
- a CDS encoding complex I subunit 5 family protein, encoding MKMLFVPLFIAVALIFAIFVPLEFSYKVEWFLFGLYFKVDILSKQFLLFSTFIWFISSIYAIFSIKTRQKEFFFWFLMTFIGNFGLCVSYDAFGFYMFFSIMTFGAFGMIIHDKTHEAKKAGFTYIKYAIFGEILIFLGLINSIESYGSLSFDSFYSSSIGTFTILLLIGGFGIKAGMFFLHSWLPFAHSQAPVSASAVLSGVMLKTGVLGWMRFMPNIQDDTAGYILIICGILGIYGGIYGITQNKIKVVLAYSSISQMGYLVVLFGLYLLNPMDQNTIIYAIMFCIFHHAINKSALFLLSGEILQNGFTKFNILLVLIPILSLIGLPLSSGMVAKEFIKSSTDIPFLIFLIGLSSFVTALLMVRFFTLSMKITPKTNIKSLLIIVLPLVLVSILLPFTITFDFSFDIMQVLPLFFAVVVFLYLEKKSINIPYLPTGDMLLLFEKINIKLNIKKEFNKIEYTHDYENKRFNIFLFIEHYLQNQKVVFLIFLILIVVLSGFLL
- a CDS encoding sulfite oxidase, with product MAKRNKEMGLFEAYEKDPIKADLDIFGRVTDDSRRGFLHKSGLLAMMAVVGSNIPFASNMPSGLIPAALANTTEPFSVKGKDGLIYLNDKPINAETPLHLLDDEFTPANRFFIRNNGNPPALESIDVKNWTLEISGESCENPTKFTIDELKSKFKHHTYALTLECGGNGRSEFNPPAKGNQWNQGAVACGRWTGVRLKDVLKSCGIKKDAVYIGYYGADVHLSGDPTKVVISRGCTIEKALENEALIAWAYEGADIPYQNGFPLRLVVGGWPASVSGKWLTKIVIRNKEHDGEKMTGQSYRVPCSPVAPGSKVPNDQMCVIESMPVKSIVTYPISGIEHKLSDKLSLRGKAWAGDLAVKSMEVSIDFGATWQKAKINKPLNKLAWQTWSADVKFPQQGYYEVWAKATDANGISQPVILPGWNPRGYLNNACHRIAVQVV
- a CDS encoding cryptochrome/photolyase family protein, encoding MASVLWFRRDLRINDNPLLSEFRQDIVLPVFIFDTQILNKLSKDDKRVSFIFYSVMKLKNDLKAIGLDLAIFYGEPLEVFEKISSICHIDEILACGDNDFYAKSRDEKISQSYKLISFNDAFLLPASYGLKKDGTPYRVFTPFYKSVLPFVEILSQNQYKIKSAKLVDFDYKSIQLESFGFEKADISHIPYIDKPMELLNDFKPYFDMYKDLRDDISKKPYTSGLGIHLRFGTIGIRECIRELILYQKEGIDTSEFIRELIWREFWNMLLIHFPKSEFDNFYAVDIKWENDKDKFHSWCEGKTGVPIIDAAMRELNATGFMHNRLRMIVSSFLTKDLLIDWRWGERYFAMKLLDYEASSNIGSWQWASSTGADGVPYFRVFNPYLQTKKFDKDGVYIKRWVSEYKDIPSGKLYDENYLLMYGDSFYKKPIVVHKVASERFVRAYKDGMIK
- a CDS encoding ORF6N domain-containing protein, which codes for MNEITIINDTISNKIYTIRGLQVMLDRDLAELYQVEAKRLNEQVKRNIERFPQSFRFQLTQDEYEHLMSKFDTSSSKESLRSHFATLENRRGKHRKYLPYVFTEQGVSMLSAVLRSDIAIKVSIQIIEAFVNMRKFISNNAIVFQRLELLEQKQFQTDTKIEQILNALEDKTTKPKEGIFYDGQIYDAYAFVNDLLKNTKNDIVLIDNYIDDTVFTLFSKYSKLNIIIYIQTITKQLKLDYQKYKAQYNNIELVEFKKSHDRFLIIDQKEIYHIGASLKDLGKKWFAFSKFEMSSLEILERLQIK
- a CDS encoding NACHT domain-containing protein, whose amino-acid sequence is MSKYQFLPLKDEKEFESLVNDLCVEKYGIEFQVYGRKGQKQNGIDGLSFSKDEKQIVYQCKNKDITRADAKIKTELLGDIETEVKSASAEFPSINTFIFANSYKQDTTLQDKATDLKKQYGFTVIVWSWEEIEGLLEKHLNVAKQYYPEIFDKNILSESDIKYKFQENSVTLLSSINSYIEKSFIDMPEINQITDFINSENFDDRLLVLTGKAGIGKTAILSKIQSTLLDNNTVHLSIKSDQFEIESKESLSSFFGVDNILLSIKKLARKEKVIVIIDQLDALSLTMSSNKKVINIILEFIEQLKYISNVKVIVSIREYDLKNDPLFKSLDDANIINTQLLDFEYVSNKLKSYVKESAKLSSTLVELLRTPLHFSIFIELYPNDNSCISIKTLQDLYSKFWEQKIQDRSLDKTLRQNTVELLKSIVHRMNELNKIELPKLYFEDEFEDEITLLLSRGILKEENKKISFFHQTFYDYVFARDFAQKDISLYEYILTTTQDLNIREQFKQIIQFLRGTDEDKYLSELKNILYSDEIRFHIKLLLISYLGSIESPTVEEFTFIQQLFKDKADYEKYFIESWISSDWLIYLKEAGFFNTENFQKYNLQNRLETFVNKETDLIFDILDNCKCEEKIKNVSIINSLNRLNNWSDTSFEILRKYNSLLYEGDIHYYDLKKLYQKIYHFDEEFAKNMFFDFVNTRIDIVEDHDKKELLDHDWYEIFEFLLEQKEIDILQRLLESIQKISNKFKNEYSKKEFLITDKVFDSIMWQFDDLHNSSWGLYKKTLKKISQLAVDDKDIFLELVEPYQNTHYLSLITFLIFGYSKDHKEYKNEILSLFTNVKLLEELSFSHDDGYEFAMLLNKSFQLFDETEQEQIFNSIVQVNPQWQDTYYVGKCHGTYKGLQKYELLSQLEINDIKKFGYFKEFQELQRKFPWYKFKKPHKSNGGFVGTPLSSDVYSKMSLSNLLQSMKVFDGTKSRNSTNSFLRGSKTEHHRQFEKEVTENPDKFFDFLLQLKSENIHPDYLSAGLSGLIASNYNEEKVLQIIHLYSDIDDKWLKRTILKAIEYLISKNKFDVSLLDILESNKDIKYEGLVRDATKFQTIHDHMSSSINSFEGDFAELLPLIYKYVFENENAKKRVLNLIDEVIEKNIDFVIFGLLRTMGKIEPVDKSLFAKLLVDLIEKDEIGQVAIYSLQNFHYLYMNEFVSKEEVVVYIRKCIYFAKVLKDREDSSYINNLGMYLYFYYLNEDDEIFEKLLNEAIDSNLQVIHGVLRQIFEQEIHSKDKGKVEKSKQFILRFKNHEENDYFYTLDLVKMNGLNFIQDDFEFVKSLASSIHIKKDVKSFIEYLQNEYLADTNIAEKIFELLEELIQKIDSSKETGYYDSRPLIEFILELNTRTKSDEQKVKILDLIDRFLISDILRFSTKSAID